From a single Lolium rigidum isolate FL_2022 chromosome 7, APGP_CSIRO_Lrig_0.1, whole genome shotgun sequence genomic region:
- the LOC124679528 gene encoding WUSCHEL-related homeobox 4-like, whose translation MRVHHLHVAYLDKAASASSSSTAPSTSPPCPSSALLPFAFRCLRPLAPKISLPDQPKRMIAPPTADVFGRVRNATKLLSCTVRNHTVQVPVGGTTRWNPSAEQIKVLEALYRGGMRTPNAAQIERITEELGKHGRIEGKNVFYWFQNHKARERQKQKRAALLTLSTLDSPSLPEITTKVTKEACDDMTSCKRRRTSWGDVQGDAATTEVAVHRTDDDVTLELFPLRPQEKA comes from the exons ATGAGGGTTCACCATTTGCATGTGGCCTACCTGGACAAAGCGGCCTCGGCCTCTTCGTCTTCAACAGCTCCATCCACCTCCCCTCCCTGCCCTTCCTCGGCATTGCTCCCTTTCGCCTTCCGATGCCTCCGCCCGCTTGCGCCCAAGATCTCGCTCCCGGATCAGCCGAAGAGGATGATCGCCCCGCCGACAGCCGACGTCTTCGGCCGGGTCAGAAATGCCACCAAGCTGCTCAGCTGCACCGTCAGAAATCATACC GTGCAAGTGCCGGTGGGTGGGACGACGAGGTGGAACCCGTCGGCGGAGCAGATCAAGGTGCTGGAGGCGCTGTACCGCGGCGGGATGCGCACGCCGAACGCGGCCCAGATCGAGCGTATCACGGAGGAGCTCGGGAAGCACGGCCGGATCGAGGGGAAGAACGTCTTCTACTGGTTCCAGAACCACAAGGCCAGGGAACGCCAGAAGCAGAAGCGCGCCGCACTCCTCACCCTCAGCACCCTCGACTCCCCCTCCCTGCCGGAAATCACGACGAAGGTAACCAAGGAAGCGTGTGACGACATGACGAGCTGcaagcggcggcgcacctcgtgggGTGACGTGCAAGGTGATGCGGCGACGACGGAGGTGGCCGTCCACCGCACCGACGATGATGTCACCCTGGAGCTATTCCCGTTGCGTCCGCAAGAGAAAGCTTAA